From bacterium, one genomic window encodes:
- the smpB gene encoding SsrA-binding protein SmpB: protein MGDDKKKIVCRNRKAKYNYFLLEAVEAGIVLKGTEVKSLRQGKGSLEDGFARLEKDEVYLYNCHISPYEYGNRYNEDPKRVRKLLLHRAEIERLRGKTEQRGLTLIPVMLYFKNGKIKVELALARGKKNFDKRDDIKKREADREMERARHIRFK, encoded by the coding sequence GTGGGGGATGATAAAAAGAAGATAGTTTGCCGGAACCGCAAGGCAAAATATAACTATTTTCTGCTGGAGGCGGTTGAGGCCGGCATAGTTTTAAAAGGGACAGAGGTAAAATCTTTAAGGCAGGGCAAAGGGTCTCTGGAAGACGGTTTTGCAAGGCTTGAAAAAGATGAGGTTTATTTATATAATTGCCATATAAGCCCGTACGAATATGGCAACCGTTACAATGAAGATCCCAAAAGGGTCCGTAAGCTTCTTCTTCACAGGGCTGAAATAGAACGTTTGAGGGGGAAAACAGAACAAAGAGGATTAACCCTTATTCCTGTTATGCTTTATTTCAAGAACGGGAAAATTAAGGTTGAGCTGGCTTTAGCCAGGGGGAAGAAGAATTTTGACAAGCGGGATGATATTAAAAAACGGGAAGCGGACAGGGAAATGGAACGGGCCAGACATATAAGGTTTAAATAG
- a CDS encoding N-acetylmuramoyl-L-alanine amidase — translation MKYRIFVFFFFLSSLVFAQGNQYQVIFRDNGRHEEIASQKINGREYFPLDNLQKIFSLGKNLQLASKKIELTYKDKKVSFFIGSKEVRIGSHIKQLSLPAREEKKKYFLPVEVITKVLPELLAKEISYKKDDKAFIVFDKKDEPESKSKDVFTAVRPKTDAAGKNGNKTKSFVLPSNKPAIYTVVLDPGHGGIDPGAIGPTGLKEKNVVLDIALKIKKLLTKNLGVHVILTRDKDEFIPLRKRAAIANNAKADLFISLHTNASRRSYANGIEVYFLSAAMDDESRAVAAFENEAVKYERKNKKASDVEFVLWDIVQTEHIQTSRILAGILGEQMKKNLSLRNRGVKSAPFLVLEGANSPSILVEMGFITNKQEENNLKKESIRAGYAQQIFNGILAFKTKYEGVGGKK, via the coding sequence ATGAAATACAGGATTTTTGTTTTTTTCTTTTTCCTCAGCAGTTTGGTTTTTGCGCAGGGAAACCAATATCAAGTAATTTTCCGGGACAACGGGAGACACGAAGAAATTGCTTCCCAAAAGATTAACGGGAGAGAATATTTCCCGCTTGATAATTTGCAAAAAATATTTTCTCTCGGCAAAAATCTGCAACTGGCGTCGAAAAAAATAGAGTTGACTTATAAAGATAAAAAGGTCTCTTTTTTTATCGGAAGCAAAGAAGTAAGAATCGGAAGCCATATAAAACAGTTGTCTTTGCCTGCCAGGGAAGAGAAAAAAAAATATTTTTTGCCGGTTGAGGTAATAACCAAGGTTTTGCCGGAATTGCTGGCAAAGGAAATTAGTTATAAAAAAGACGACAAGGCTTTTATAGTTTTCGATAAAAAGGATGAACCTGAATCAAAATCAAAGGATGTTTTTACCGCTGTTAGACCAAAAACGGATGCTGCCGGTAAAAATGGGAATAAAACAAAATCTTTTGTTCTGCCTTCAAATAAACCAGCGATTTATACAGTGGTTTTGGACCCGGGGCACGGCGGTATTGACCCCGGGGCTATCGGTCCCACGGGATTAAAAGAAAAAAATGTTGTTTTGGATATCGCATTAAAAATAAAAAAATTGTTAACAAAGAATTTAGGGGTCCATGTAATTTTAACAAGAGATAAGGATGAGTTTATTCCATTGCGGAAAAGAGCGGCTATTGCCAACAATGCAAAAGCCGACCTTTTTATAAGCCTGCATACTAACGCGTCCCGGCGTTCATACGCCAACGGCATAGAAGTATATTTTTTGTCCGCCGCAATGGATGATGAATCGCGCGCCGTTGCCGCATTTGAAAATGAAGCCGTAAAATATGAAAGAAAGAATAAAAAGGCGTCTGATGTTGAATTTGTGCTTTGGGATATTGTCCAGACAGAGCATATCCAGACAAGCCGCATATTGGCGGGCATTCTCGGCGAGCAGATGAAAAAAAATTTGTCATTGAGAAACCGCGGCGTAAAGTCCGCTCCGTTTCTTGTCCTGGAGGGGGCTAATTCTCCGTCGATCCTCGTAGAAATGGGTTTTATAACGAATAAACAGGAAGAAAATAACCTGAAGAAAGAAAGTATCCGCGCGGGTTATGCCCAGCAGATATTTAACGGTATTCTTGCTTTTAAGACCAAATATGAAGGTGTTGGAGGTAAAAAGTAA
- the murI gene encoding glutamate racemase produces the protein MIQPIGILDSGAGGLTIAKEIVNLLPFEDIIYFGDNLYCPYGDKTIEEIRNLSARLVKYFIGQNCKLVVVACNTATVAGIDYLRSKFDIPLVGVVPVVKTAANLTKTNTFGVIATKFTIESNYQKELIRKFAPDKRVINQPCPGIVELIEKNNIKKNEIEIEGLLRKYLTPLLKEKIDVLALGCTHYALVRNLIQKITGPGIHILDSGEAVACQVKRVLTNNNQLNGLREPAYKFYCSSSSENFGKMVKTIFKSDKIVIEKINP, from the coding sequence ATGATACAACCAATCGGCATTCTGGATTCGGGAGCAGGCGGGTTGACGATTGCAAAAGAGATTGTTAACCTCCTGCCTTTTGAAGATATAATTTATTTCGGAGATAATCTTTATTGTCCGTACGGTGATAAGACTATCGAAGAAATACGGAATTTATCCGCCAGGCTGGTAAAATATTTTATTGGACAAAACTGCAAACTGGTTGTGGTTGCCTGTAACACGGCCACGGTGGCCGGGATTGATTATCTTCGTTCTAAATTCGATATTCCCCTGGTGGGTGTTGTTCCTGTTGTTAAAACCGCCGCTAATCTTACTAAAACCAATACTTTTGGCGTGATTGCCACGAAGTTTACCATTGAGAGCAATTATCAGAAGGAATTAATCCGGAAGTTCGCGCCGGATAAAAGGGTAATAAACCAGCCCTGTCCCGGAATTGTGGAGTTAATAGAAAAGAATAATATAAAAAAAAATGAAATTGAAATAGAAGGCTTGTTGAGGAAATATTTAACTCCGCTTCTTAAAGAAAAAATAGATGTCCTGGCCCTAGGTTGCACGCATTACGCGCTTGTCCGCAATTTAATTCAAAAAATAACCGGGCCGGGTATTCATATCCTCGATTCAGGAGAAGCTGTTGCCTGCCAGGTGAAAAGAGTTTTAACAAATAATAACCAGTTAAACGGATTAAGGGAACCGGCATACAAATTTTACTGCAGCTCTTCTTCTGAAAATTTTGGTAAAATGGTAAAAACAATTTTTAAAAGTGATAAAATAGTGATTGAAAAAATCAATCCGTAA
- the rph gene encoding ribonuclease PH → MSKILRPDGRKYNEIRKVKVTRNFIKFAEGSVLFEMGETKVVCTASIENKVPPFLRDSGQGWISAEYNMIPRSSEIRIPREGLSIKPRGRTQEIQRIIGRSLRSVVNLENLGERTIWLDCDVIQADGGTRVASITGSFIALYDAIRHVKKEGKMKDRILRDFIAGVSVGKEKDQKLLDLCFKEDSAVDLDLNVVMTAGGRYVEIQGTGEKRPFEKQELEELLELAGKGIRELIKIEKEVLKTEELI, encoded by the coding sequence ATGAGTAAAATTTTACGTCCGGACGGCAGAAAATACAATGAAATAAGAAAGGTAAAGGTGACCCGTAATTTTATTAAATTCGCGGAGGGGTCGGTACTTTTTGAAATGGGAGAGACAAAAGTAGTTTGTACCGCTTCAATTGAAAATAAAGTCCCGCCTTTTTTAAGGGATTCAGGCCAGGGATGGATTTCAGCGGAATATAATATGATTCCGCGTTCCTCGGAAATAAGAATTCCAAGAGAGGGGTTGTCCATAAAACCCAGGGGGCGGACACAGGAGATCCAGCGGATTATAGGAAGGAGCCTGCGGAGCGTGGTCAATCTTGAGAACCTGGGGGAGCGGACAATATGGCTGGATTGTGATGTTATACAGGCCGACGGAGGGACGCGGGTGGCTTCGATTACCGGATCGTTTATCGCGCTGTATGACGCTATCAGGCATGTTAAAAAGGAAGGAAAGATGAAAGACAGAATATTAAGGGATTTTATCGCGGGCGTCAGTGTAGGGAAAGAAAAAGACCAGAAACTGCTGGATCTTTGTTTTAAAGAAGATTCGGCGGTTGACCTGGATTTAAATGTTGTAATGACCGCGGGAGGCCGGTATGTGGAAATTCAGGGGACAGGGGAAAAGAGGCCGTTTGAAAAACAAGAGCTGGAAGAACTACTGGAATTGGCGGGTAAAGGCATTAGGGAGCTTATAAAGATTGAAAAAGAGGTTTTGAAAACGGAAGAATTAATATAG
- a CDS encoding GerMN domain-containing protein, giving the protein MPKKGGGSKIVFFGIIIILLAGAGFYYIKYFSKRPKKAVRPIYSETAPKIKDSDEKMKISLYFSSPDDEHLIVESREIYRTVSKIDQIKQAVIALVEGPDKDLDPVIPEGTVLKEVFLDKNGTAYVDFSAEFVKNHPGGSSGEIMTVYGIVNTLCANFPEVKSVQILVEGKEIETISGHLDTRYPFSMKNI; this is encoded by the coding sequence ATGCCAAAAAAGGGCGGCGGGTCAAAAATTGTTTTTTTTGGAATTATTATCATTTTGCTGGCAGGCGCCGGGTTTTATTATATTAAATATTTTTCAAAAAGACCTAAAAAAGCTGTCCGGCCGATTTATTCAGAGACTGCTCCAAAGATAAAAGATTCAGATGAAAAGATGAAAATCAGCCTTTATTTTTCTTCTCCCGATGATGAACATCTGATTGTTGAATCCCGTGAGATTTACAGGACTGTTTCAAAAATTGACCAGATTAAACAGGCGGTTATAGCCCTGGTAGAAGGCCCGGATAAAGACCTGGACCCGGTTATTCCTGAAGGGACAGTGCTGAAAGAAGTATTTCTTGATAAAAACGGTACAGCCTATGTGGATTTCAGCGCGGAGTTTGTAAAAAACCATCCCGGCGGGAGTTCAGGCGAGATTATGACTGTTTACGGAATAGTAAACACATTGTGCGCCAATTTCCCTGAAGTTAAAAGCGTCCAGATACTTGTCGAGGGAAAAGAAATAGAAACTATTTCCGGGCACCTGGATACACGGTATCCGTTCTCAATGAAAAATATTTAA